The following proteins are encoded in a genomic region of Pseudoalteromonas rubra:
- a CDS encoding FAD-binding protein produces the protein MIKESSRRDFIKKIGVGSLVVGFNLQSQSWANETDLLTLPPEVLADNFPVFEGELITDETSLNEAADDFGHIHRYVSRAILKPASYQDIIEMVQFANQHDIKVAVKGQGYSTNGETQTQGGVVIDMVTLSDVYDVNNQQITAQAGARWIDLLSKTVPLNLGLPIVTDFVDLSVGGTLAVGGLGAQSFKHGCMADNICHLKVITGDGRLITCSPYQNSMLFHSMKGGLGQLGIIVEAGFELEPAPSQVRAYQLVYDDLAHYLNDNQRLLDEGVFDGVQGGAEPDPAGGWRYVMQLAKYFEPDTPPVDAELLDGLNFVYGEEVIQDLPYFTFLNRLAPVVEQLKAAGLWTLPHPWCPLLIPASKAQAFIEDTLANTPPNDVAGPVLMSMQQRDAFGSLFFSVPEEDKFVYFSLMRTAIPPTPERVEQLTQANRSIYEGARALGGFQYPVGAIPMSSRDWKKHYHRKWFLLKILKNWFDPNNLLGPMRGIFKR, from the coding sequence ATGATTAAAGAATCATCTCGCAGAGACTTTATTAAGAAAATAGGGGTAGGTAGCCTGGTTGTTGGGTTTAACTTGCAAAGTCAAAGCTGGGCAAATGAAACAGATTTACTCACTTTACCCCCAGAGGTGTTAGCCGATAACTTTCCGGTGTTCGAAGGTGAACTGATCACAGATGAAACCAGCCTAAACGAAGCCGCCGACGATTTTGGCCACATTCATCGCTATGTGTCCCGGGCGATTTTAAAACCAGCCAGCTATCAGGACATCATCGAGATGGTCCAGTTTGCCAACCAGCACGATATAAAAGTGGCGGTAAAAGGGCAAGGCTATTCTACCAATGGGGAAACGCAAACCCAGGGTGGCGTTGTCATTGACATGGTGACATTATCGGATGTCTACGACGTTAACAATCAACAAATTACTGCCCAGGCTGGCGCTCGCTGGATTGATTTACTCAGCAAAACCGTACCGCTCAACTTGGGGTTACCGATTGTCACAGACTTTGTTGATTTGAGTGTTGGCGGAACCCTGGCGGTGGGCGGTCTGGGTGCGCAGTCTTTCAAACATGGCTGCATGGCCGATAATATCTGCCACCTCAAAGTCATTACCGGTGACGGGCGTTTAATCACCTGCTCGCCATACCAAAACAGCATGCTATTCCATTCAATGAAAGGCGGGCTAGGTCAGCTCGGTATCATTGTAGAGGCCGGCTTTGAACTGGAGCCAGCCCCCAGCCAGGTCAGAGCCTACCAACTGGTTTATGATGACTTAGCGCATTACTTAAATGACAATCAACGCCTGCTGGACGAAGGGGTTTTTGATGGCGTTCAGGGTGGCGCAGAGCCCGATCCAGCCGGTGGCTGGCGCTATGTCATGCAACTGGCTAAGTACTTTGAGCCGGATACCCCTCCCGTTGATGCCGAGCTGCTCGACGGCTTGAATTTTGTGTATGGAGAAGAAGTCATTCAGGATCTGCCTTATTTTACGTTCCTGAACCGTCTGGCACCTGTGGTGGAACAGCTTAAAGCGGCCGGACTTTGGACATTGCCCCATCCCTGGTGCCCGCTGCTAATACCTGCATCAAAAGCCCAGGCATTTATTGAAGATACCCTGGCCAATACACCCCCCAATGATGTCGCAGGCCCGGTATTGATGTCGATGCAGCAAAGAGATGCGTTTGGCAGCTTGTTTTTCAGCGTGCCTGAAGAAGACAAGTTCGTTTACTTCTCCTTGATGCGTACCGCCATTCCACCCACACCCGAGCGGGTTGAACAACTCACCCAGGCTAACAGAAGCATTTACGAAGGCGCACGGGCGCTAGGCGGCTTCCAGTATCCGGTGGGTGCTATCCCCATGAGCTCAAGAGACTGGAAAAAGCATTACCACAGAAAGTGGTTTTTACTGAAAATACTGAAAAACTGGTTCGACCCGAATAACCTGTTAGGCCCGATGAGAGGGATTTTTAAGCGGTAG
- a CDS encoding ABC transporter ATP-binding protein, translating to MKSLFKLFEKLGHKDTFDSQLTPAEHNLPFIRQCTKEFSGWIAIAFIISLLGGLLQIVTFDFLGDLVDWLDSASGSVQLNDKGHTLALVAVAIAVVIPTITLIKNLVFHQLLGPNLQKNTIIKLYRTLIASPASYHEEDDPGATAIVIVDTSEAIIDVVLQFCGFAGFLLAFLGALLFYVGNIDGWLALPFLIWTGLFLAMLLGQWIPKAKTTNRLEAESCAQITGKFTERFARIRTVKMLSNADYEQQFAEKWATRHRRVVAKEFRVFSNFASVVGLLNGLLVVGTGALCLQLWMQGSISIGEFSMVLALVYRVISLSEWCQDEFDAFFVSWGQVTVGREVVNEFLEDVEPIEDEGNFNVPNGKITFKQVEFGYENKAPLFTDLSLKIKAGEKVGIIGPSGAGKSSLLNMLAGIDEIEAGAIYIDGKNIEDYPTDKVCGEISFLNQDIGLFNQSIYENVAFGLNNVSREAVKQALAQANALTFVENYTDARGRTGLSAFIGENGGQLSGGQRQRLALARAILRDKKILLLDEATSALDPVLKAEFIASLKTLMKGKTVISVAHSYNVLAMMDRIIEIKDGKVTQDGRPEEVLEPMV from the coding sequence ATGAAATCACTATTTAAGCTATTTGAGAAATTAGGCCACAAAGACACCTTTGACAGCCAGTTAACACCAGCAGAGCACAACCTGCCGTTTATTCGCCAGTGCACCAAAGAGTTCTCTGGCTGGATAGCCATCGCCTTTATTATTTCTTTGCTGGGTGGCCTGTTACAGATTGTGACGTTCGACTTTTTAGGCGACTTAGTCGACTGGCTGGATAGCGCAAGCGGTAGCGTACAGCTCAATGACAAAGGGCACACGCTGGCCCTCGTCGCAGTGGCCATCGCCGTGGTGATCCCCACCATCACCCTGATTAAAAACCTGGTGTTTCATCAGTTGCTCGGACCAAACCTGCAAAAAAATACCATCATAAAATTGTATCGTACCCTGATTGCCTCTCCTGCCAGTTACCACGAAGAAGATGATCCTGGCGCAACCGCCATTGTCATAGTGGATACCTCTGAGGCTATCATCGATGTGGTATTGCAGTTTTGTGGGTTTGCCGGATTTTTACTGGCGTTTCTGGGGGCATTGCTATTTTATGTGGGCAACATTGACGGCTGGCTGGCACTGCCATTCCTGATCTGGACCGGCCTGTTTTTAGCGATGTTGCTGGGGCAATGGATCCCCAAAGCCAAAACCACCAACCGACTCGAAGCAGAAAGTTGCGCACAGATCACCGGGAAGTTCACCGAGCGTTTTGCGCGTATCCGCACCGTAAAAATGCTTTCTAACGCCGATTATGAACAACAGTTCGCCGAGAAATGGGCCACCCGACACCGCAGAGTGGTGGCGAAGGAATTCCGTGTGTTCTCTAACTTTGCCTCTGTGGTTGGCCTGCTCAATGGTCTGTTAGTGGTCGGTACGGGCGCATTGTGTTTGCAGCTGTGGATGCAGGGCAGCATTTCAATTGGTGAGTTTTCCATGGTGCTTGCCCTGGTTTACCGGGTGATATCGTTGTCAGAATGGTGTCAGGACGAGTTTGATGCCTTCTTTGTCTCCTGGGGTCAGGTTACGGTGGGCAGAGAGGTCGTCAACGAATTTTTGGAAGATGTAGAACCCATAGAAGACGAAGGCAACTTTAATGTCCCGAACGGCAAAATCACCTTTAAACAGGTGGAGTTTGGCTATGAGAACAAAGCGCCGCTGTTCACCGACCTGTCTTTAAAAATCAAAGCCGGTGAAAAAGTCGGGATCATCGGCCCTTCCGGTGCGGGTAAATCGTCGCTGCTGAATATGCTTGCCGGCATTGACGAAATTGAAGCGGGCGCGATTTATATTGATGGTAAAAACATCGAAGACTACCCAACAGACAAAGTATGCGGTGAGATTAGCTTTTTGAACCAGGATATCGGCCTGTTTAACCAAAGCATTTATGAAAATGTGGCGTTCGGTTTGAATAACGTCAGCCGGGAGGCTGTGAAACAAGCCCTGGCACAGGCCAATGCCCTGACGTTTGTAGAAAACTACACTGACGCCCGGGGTCGCACAGGCTTATCGGCCTTTATTGGAGAAAATGGCGGGCAACTGTCGGGTGGCCAGCGGCAGCGCCTGGCATTGGCCAGAGCAATACTCAGAGATAAAAAAATCCTCTTACTGGACGAAGCAACCAGCGCCCTGGACCCGGTGCTTAAAGCTGAGTTTATCGCGTCTCTCAAAACACTGATGAAGGGCAAAACCGTGATATCGGTTGCGCACTCTTATAACGTGCTCGCTATGATGGATCGCATTATTGAAATTAAAGACGGTAAAGTCACACAAGATGGCAGGCCAGAAGAGGTGCTTGAGCCTATGGTCTGA